A single region of the Halobacteriovorax sp. JY17 genome encodes:
- a CDS encoding spore photoproduct lyase family protein, with product MFDKIFIERDFVSNNRANLIISKFPKAKVTVIEKVEDIFNRVKKPYLQKNETLNLFLGEKRGQLVKEAPDAYGLSGEPHYYFIHAYNCIYECNYCYLQGYFNSPDIVLFLNHRDICNEIEKVTEECTQKGLTPWFHAGEFSDSLALTHITGELEIYHELFSRLPNAKLELRTKSANIKALLELAPKKNIITTFSLSPADKIKKNDLQTPSLKARLKAIEKLSAVGHPIGIHFDPVVYDDDFKEKYRELISELFKSLPAEKLEYISVGVVRFTKDVFHQVKKNYPGSELLGSELIKSFDGKIRYNRPMRLWILSTIKELLLEAKVQESKIYLCMEEDDQLVADT from the coding sequence ATGTTTGATAAAATATTTATTGAGAGAGATTTCGTTTCAAATAATCGAGCGAACTTAATTATTTCTAAATTCCCAAAAGCGAAAGTTACAGTAATTGAAAAAGTTGAAGATATATTTAATCGAGTGAAAAAACCTTACCTTCAAAAAAATGAAACACTTAATTTATTTCTAGGTGAAAAACGCGGACAACTCGTAAAAGAAGCTCCCGATGCCTACGGTCTTTCAGGTGAGCCTCACTACTACTTTATACACGCTTATAATTGTATCTATGAATGTAACTACTGCTACCTTCAAGGCTACTTCAACTCTCCAGATATTGTTCTCTTTTTAAATCATAGAGACATTTGCAATGAGATTGAGAAGGTAACAGAGGAATGTACACAAAAAGGATTAACTCCGTGGTTTCATGCTGGAGAATTTTCGGATTCACTTGCCCTTACGCATATCACTGGTGAGTTAGAGATTTATCACGAACTCTTTTCTAGACTTCCAAATGCAAAGCTAGAGCTTAGAACAAAGTCTGCCAATATAAAGGCACTACTAGAACTAGCTCCTAAGAAAAATATTATCACTACCTTCTCTCTCTCACCTGCAGATAAGATAAAGAAGAATGATCTTCAAACTCCTTCTTTAAAAGCGCGGTTAAAGGCAATTGAAAAGCTCTCAGCGGTAGGTCACCCTATTGGTATCCACTTTGATCCAGTTGTCTACGATGATGACTTCAAGGAAAAGTATAGAGAATTAATTTCTGAATTATTTAAAAGTCTTCCAGCAGAGAAGTTAGAATATATTTCAGTAGGTGTTGTGAGATTTACAAAAGATGTCTTCCATCAAGTTAAGAAGAACTACCCGGGTAGTGAACTTCTTGGAAGTGAGCTTATTAAATCATTTGATGGTAAGATTCGCTATAATAGACCTATGAGACTTTGGATTTTATCGACAATTAAAGAATTACTCTTAGAGGCGAAGGTTCAAGAAAGTAAAATTTATCTCTGTATGGAAGAGGACGATCAATTAGTAGCCGACACCTAG
- a CDS encoding aldo/keto reductase, with protein sequence MSRILKNLGGIPIGFGGASISGEGAGYGFGDISEGDACSLLKYAFERGVKLFDTAPIYGFGESERRMGKAFKDIREKVFIISKCGVSWHDSKRVNMTNDPKETQKMLHDSLKRLNSDYIDHYMIHWPDSRVDIRKTMEVLAKAKLEGKIKSIGLCNSNRDEFEKASEIDEILSLQSELNIFERGSLDSVLPIARENDLSFMSWGTLDKGILTGRVNSKRKFDKSDCRSWAPWWKSIDKDSRYKKMEIISKILSEFEMSPISLALGFNLSNENVDTVLCGGRNQTQWDGLIDSLENLPTQEQLDRVLKSIDED encoded by the coding sequence ATGTCACGTATTTTAAAGAACTTAGGAGGAATTCCTATCGGCTTTGGTGGGGCCTCTATTAGCGGTGAAGGTGCTGGGTACGGATTTGGAGATATTTCTGAAGGAGATGCCTGTTCCTTATTAAAGTATGCTTTTGAAAGAGGAGTAAAGCTTTTTGATACAGCTCCAATATATGGCTTTGGTGAATCAGAAAGAAGAATGGGAAAGGCCTTTAAAGATATAAGAGAGAAAGTCTTCATCATTTCTAAGTGTGGGGTCTCCTGGCATGACTCAAAACGGGTTAATATGACTAATGACCCAAAAGAAACTCAGAAGATGCTACACGATTCTCTAAAGAGATTAAATTCAGATTATATCGACCACTATATGATTCATTGGCCAGATAGTAGGGTGGATATAAGAAAGACCATGGAAGTCTTGGCCAAGGCGAAGCTTGAAGGAAAGATAAAGTCTATTGGGCTTTGTAACTCAAATAGAGATGAATTTGAAAAGGCATCGGAGATCGATGAAATTCTCTCTCTTCAGTCAGAGCTAAATATTTTTGAAAGAGGATCGCTAGACTCAGTCCTACCTATTGCAAGAGAAAATGATCTAAGCTTTATGAGTTGGGGAACTCTTGATAAGGGTATTCTTACGGGAAGAGTAAACTCTAAGAGAAAATTTGATAAGAGTGATTGTCGATCATGGGCACCTTGGTGGAAGAGTATTGATAAAGATAGTAGGTATAAGAAGATGGAGATTATAAGTAAAATTCTAAGCGAGTTTGAAATGTCTCCTATTTCTCTGGCCCTTGGTTTTAATTTATCAAATGAAAATGTAGACACCGTTCTCTGCGGCGGAAGAAATCAGACCCAGTGGGATGGTCTTATAGACTCTCTTGAAAATCTTCCAACCCAAGAGCAATTAGATAGAGTCTTAAAGAGTATTGATGAAGATTAG
- a CDS encoding saccharopine dehydrogenase: MQRLIWLRHETKPFEQRCCLTPKACKELLDMGHDVVVEKSPTRVFDDSEYEEIGCKIAETNSWINAPLNAIIIGLKELEDKNFSLSHRHIHFAHVFKDQHGFERTLSRFVKGDGLLYDLEYLVDEDMKRVAAFGVWAGFAGAALGIDLWTHTQLGMDYNKRAPLLPYKSQVAMIEDIEERMNKIISRPRVLIIGANGRSGKGAVKFLRAIGIEPTKWGSKDTISNHPLEEILSFDILINCALIKEPRSPFLDLETITKERNLTVISDVGCDPNGPCNPLPIYANCTTMDSPSIKIEENLYLTAIDHLPSLLPRESSEDFCTQLFPHLVDFLNNDIEDSPWERALELFYEKTLNLSPDEIILEDNDSSDKIIM, translated from the coding sequence ATGCAAAGACTTATTTGGCTAAGACACGAAACAAAACCTTTTGAACAAAGATGCTGTTTAACACCAAAGGCCTGCAAAGAGCTTCTCGATATGGGTCACGATGTTGTTGTTGAAAAGTCACCTACACGAGTCTTTGATGATTCCGAATACGAAGAGATAGGCTGTAAAATCGCAGAGACAAACTCTTGGATTAACGCTCCTTTAAACGCAATTATTATCGGACTAAAAGAACTAGAAGATAAGAACTTCTCCCTCTCTCATAGACATATTCACTTCGCTCACGTTTTTAAAGATCAACATGGCTTTGAAAGAACCCTCTCTAGGTTTGTTAAAGGCGATGGACTTTTATACGATCTCGAATATCTCGTTGATGAAGATATGAAAAGAGTTGCGGCCTTTGGAGTTTGGGCAGGTTTTGCAGGAGCTGCTCTTGGAATTGATCTTTGGACTCATACACAACTTGGTATGGATTATAATAAGAGGGCCCCTCTACTTCCATATAAGAGCCAAGTTGCAATGATAGAAGACATAGAAGAGAGAATGAATAAGATCATCTCTCGTCCTCGTGTCCTCATCATTGGGGCCAATGGGAGATCAGGAAAAGGTGCCGTAAAGTTTCTAAGGGCCATTGGTATTGAGCCAACAAAGTGGGGCTCGAAAGATACGATCTCCAACCACCCTCTTGAAGAAATTTTAAGCTTTGATATTTTAATTAACTGCGCTTTAATAAAAGAGCCAAGATCACCATTTCTAGACCTTGAAACAATTACTAAAGAAAGAAATTTAACAGTCATTAGTGATGTTGGTTGCGATCCCAATGGGCCTTGTAACCCACTTCCTATTTATGCAAATTGCACGACAATGGATAGCCCTTCAATAAAGATTGAAGAAAACCTCTATTTAACTGCAATTGACCACCTACCATCCCTTCTACCAAGAGAGAGTAGCGAAGACTTTTGCACACAACTCTTTCCTCATTTAGTAGACTTCTTAAATAATGATATTGAAGATTCTCCGTGGGAGAGGGCCTTAGAGCTTTTCTACGAGAAGACACTTAATCTCTCACCTGATGAAATTATCCTTGAAGATAACGACTCAAGTGATAAGATTATTATGTGA
- a CDS encoding glycosyltransferase, translating to MKISVIIPTFNRAEILERSLKSVLQQSYQDFEVLIVDDGSTDKTYSTVKKYFSDKRVKYIYQSNKGVSAARNLGVSLSSYDWISFLDSDDEWLSNKLDKQVALLQENSSLEFIHSEENWIRNGKKVNQPKHYKKFGGNIFLKCLSLCAISPSTVLMTKRLFKEVGGFSSDYIVCEDFDLWLKITSKYEVGLVDEFLINKYGGHEDQLSTKFFAMDLFRVRSLVHILEIRDFTERIKEEIISVILSKSKILLKGYEKHENFKDYEEVKSLVLRFNS from the coding sequence ATGAAGATTAGTGTTATTATACCAACCTTTAATAGAGCAGAAATTCTAGAGAGATCTCTAAAATCTGTTTTACAACAAAGTTATCAGGACTTTGAAGTTCTTATTGTAGATGATGGCTCGACAGATAAGACTTATTCTACGGTTAAGAAATACTTTTCTGATAAGAGAGTAAAATATATTTATCAGAGTAATAAGGGAGTAAGTGCTGCTCGAAACCTAGGAGTTTCTCTAAGTTCATATGATTGGATTAGCTTCTTAGACTCTGATGATGAATGGTTATCTAACAAACTCGATAAGCAAGTCGCTCTCCTCCAAGAGAATTCTTCTCTTGAATTTATTCACAGTGAAGAGAATTGGATAAGAAATGGAAAGAAAGTAAATCAGCCTAAGCATTATAAGAAGTTCGGCGGTAATATTTTTCTTAAATGTCTTTCTCTATGTGCTATTTCTCCCTCCACTGTTTTAATGACAAAGAGGTTATTTAAAGAAGTCGGAGGTTTTTCTTCTGACTATATTGTCTGCGAAGATTTTGATTTGTGGTTAAAGATTACTTCTAAGTACGAGGTAGGACTTGTGGATGAGTTCTTGATAAATAAGTATGGAGGTCATGAAGATCAATTGAGTACGAAGTTCTTTGCGATGGATTTATTTAGAGTTAGATCCCTAGTTCATATTTTAGAAATAAGAGATTTCACTGAACGAATTAAAGAGGAAATTATTTCTGTGATTTTAAGTAAGTCTAAGATCTTACTTAAAGGCTATGAAAAACATGAAAACTTTAAAGACTACGAAGAAGTGAAGAGTTTAGTTCTTAGATTTAACTCTTAG